One genomic segment of Primulina tabacum isolate GXHZ01 chromosome 9, ASM2559414v2, whole genome shotgun sequence includes these proteins:
- the LOC142556806 gene encoding uncharacterized protein LOC142556806 — MGVDYYNVLKVSRNATEEDLKKSYKRLAMKWHPDKNAVNTKEAEEKFKQISEAYDVLSDTQKRQIYDLYGEEGLKSGLHAPPSSKEKDFTGGGRGRGFKFSQRDPEDIFVEFFGGLDSGKGKSSGGGGGRLRKAEAMEHMLPCTLEELYKGSRRKMMISRIVLDYSGKPSTVEEVLAINVKPGWKNGTKITFLEKGNHEPGATPGDLIFVIDEKPHPIFKRDGNDLFIHQKISLVDALTGKNLNIKTLDGRELIVPISDIIRPGHEMVIQNEGMPVSKEPGKNGNLRIKFDVKFPSSLTAEQKSDLRRILGRTTG, encoded by the exons ATGGGTGTCGATTACTACAACGTACTGAAAGTTTCGAGAAATGCGACTGAAGAGGATTTGAAGAAGTCTTACAAGAGGTTGGCGATGAAATGGCACCCGGATAAGAATGCGGTGAACACCAAGGAAGCAGAGGAGAAATTCAAGCAGATAAGTGAGGCGTATGATGTGTTGAGTGATACTCAGAAGAGGCAGATCTATGATTTGTACGGGGAAGAGGGGCTTAAGTCTGGTCTGCATGCGCCGCCGAGTTCAAAAGAGAAGGATTTTACCGGTGGTGGACGAGGGAGGGGGTTTAAATTTAGCCAGAGGGATCCAGAGGATATTTTTGTGGAGTTTTTTGGTGGCTTGGATAGTGGGAAAGGGAAGAGTAGTGGCGGCGGCGGAGGGCGGCTGAGGAAAGCGGAGGCGATGGAGCATATGTTGCCGTGTACTTTGGAGGAGTTGTATAAAGGGTCGAGAAGGAAAATGATGATTTCAAGAATCGTTCTTGATTATTCTGG CAAGCCGAGCACAGTTGAAGAGGTACTCGCTATAAATGTCAAACCAGGTTGGAAGAATGGCACGAAGATTACTTTTCTTGAGAAAGGGAACCACGAACCCGGTGCTACGCCTGGAGACCTTATCTTTGTTATTGATGAGAAGCCCCATCCGATTTTCAAAAGGGACGGCAATGATCTGTTCATCCATCAAAAAATCTCTCTAGTCGATGCTCTCACGGGAAAGAATCTCAACATAAAAACATTGGATGGACGTGAGCTAATTGTTCCAATATCAGATATTATCAGACCAGGACATGAAATGGTGATTCAAAACGAAGGAATGCCCGTATCAAAAGAACCTGGTAAAAATGGAAACTTAAGGATCAAGTTCGATGTCAAATTCCCTTCAAGCCTTACTGCAGAACAGAAGTCGGATTTAAGGAGGATCCTGGGCAGGACAACCGGGTAG
- the LOC142556807 gene encoding protein NRT1/ PTR FAMILY 2.13-like, translating to MAMESSKENKNKDYLNSSSSLSSLCLNKFHCFPSKFLLPSKSPLPTSTSLPENGSKVASPQLRKPGGWKAMPFVLGNETFERLASMGLIANFMVFLLTQLHMEQVLASNVLNIWSGITNFAPLVGAFISDAYTGRFTTIAFASFASLMGMLILTLIAWFPQLHPPTCNVQHSTNSCQGPTKFQFGILAMALGFLSIGAGGIRPCSIPFGVDQFDRNTDEGRKGINSFFNWYYTTFTVVLILALTLVVYIQDSVSWVWGFGILTVLMVCSISLFFAGTRLYVYVKPEGSVFSGIAHVVVAAYKKRKVNILEVGGVVDGTYYDPPLGKGTLGEKLHLTNKCRFLNKAAIIAEGDIQPNGSISNPWRLCSVQQTEELKCIIKVIPIWASGIICFTAIAQQGTFTMSQASKMDRRLTSNFQIPPGTLGVISMITVGIWVPIYDRLVVPSVRKVTKLEGGITLLQRMGIGLVFSAMSMVVAGLVERMRRDSAIVHHRADGVAPMTVFWLAPQLILMGFAEAFNIIGQIEFYNKEFPESMTSLANSLFSCTMAGASYLSALIVNVVHNSTGRKGRPDWLTKDINAGKVENFYFLIAGLGVLNIVYFLWVSRGYQYKSRMRIGSDGESDEVEKPNFDV from the exons ATGGCTATGGAATCCTcaaaagaaaataagaacaaagaTTATTTGAACTCCTCTTCTTCCTTGTCTTCTCTTTGCTTGAATAAATTTCACTGCTTCCCCTCTAAATTTCTTCTACCTTCCAAGTCGCCGCTGCCGACATCAACGTCTCTGCCGGAAAATGGATCAAAGGTCGCATCCCCGCAGCTGAGAAAGCCTGGCGGATGGAAGGCCATGCCTTTCGTATTGG gAAATGAGACGTTTGAAAGATTGGCATCCATGGGTTTGATTGCAAATTTTATGGTGTTCTTGTTAACACAGCTCCACATGGAGCAGGTGTTGGCCTCGAATGTGTTGAATATTTGGTCGGGTATCACAAATTTTGCGCCCTTGGTGGGTGCATTTATTTCGGATGCCTACACCGGCAGATTCACCACCATTGCTTTTGCTTCTTTCGCTTCTTTGATG GGTATGTTGATCTTGACACTTATAGCGTGGTTTCCTCAGTTGCATCCTCCAACATGCAACGTTCAACATTCCACCAATTCTTGCCAGGGTCCCACCAAGTTCCAATTCGGAATCTTGGCCATGGCGTTGGGGTTTTTGTCCATCGGCGCCGGAGGCATTCGGCCATGCAGCATCCCGTTCGGTGTCGACCAGTTCGACCGCAACACAGACGAAGGACGGAAAGGGATCAACAGCTTCTTTAACTGGTATTACACCACATTCACAGTTGTTTTAATCCTCGCACTTACTTTGGTGGTCTATATTCAAGATTCTGTGAGCTGGGTTTGGGGTTTCGGCATCCTTACGGTGCTCATGGTCTGCTCGATTTCACTGTTTTTCGCCGGGACGAGGCTTTATGTGTACGTAAAGCCTGAAGGTAGTGTGTTCTCTGGGATAGCACATGTGGTGGTGGCTGCATACAAGAAACGGAAGGTCAACATTCTGGAAGTTGGCGGAGTCGTCGACGGGACATATTATGACCCACCATTGGGGAAGGGAACGCTTGGGGAGAAGTTGCATTTAACAAATAAATGCAG ATTCTTGAACAAAGCAGCCATAATAGCAGAAGGTGACATTCAACCCAATGGCTCCATCTCCAATCCATGGAGACTTTGCAGTGTCCAACAAACCGAAGAACTCAAATGTATAATCAAAGTCATTCCAATATGGGCTTCCGGCATCATCTGTTTCACTGCCATAGCACAACAAGGCACATTCACAATGTCCCAAGCCTCGAAAATGGACCGTCGACTCACCTCAAACTTCCAAATCCCCCCAGGTACACTCGGTGTCATATCCATGATCACTGTCGGGATATGGGTACCGATATACGACAGATTGGTCGTGCCCTCGGTCCGTAAAGTCACAAAACTCGAGGGTGGCATCACTCTACTCCAAAGAATGGGTATCGGGCTCGTTTTCTCTGCCATGTCGATGGTTGTGGCTGGTCTAGTCGAGCGCATGCGAAGGGATTCGGCTATCGTGCATCATAGGGCTGATGGGGTTGCCCCCATGACCGTTTTCTGGCTAGCACCACAGCTTATACTGATGGGATTTGCGGAAGCATTCAATATTATCGGACAAATCGAGTTCTATAACAAAGAGTTTCCTGAAAGTATGACTAGTCTGGCTAATTCTTTGTTTTCTTGTACAATGGCTGGAGCCAGTTACCTTAGTGCTCTGATTGTCAATGTCGTGCACAATTCGACGGGACGTAAGGGGCGACCTGATTGGTTAACAAAAGATATTAATGCTGGGAAAGttgagaatttttattttctcatTGCAGGGTTGGGAGTGTTGAATATAGTGTACTTTCTTTGGGTGTCGAGGGGTTATCAGTATAAGAGTAGAATGAGAATTGGTAGTGATGGAGAAAGCGATGAGGTTGAAAAGCCAAATTTTGATGTATAA